From Pan paniscus chromosome 9, NHGRI_mPanPan1-v2.0_pri, whole genome shotgun sequence, the proteins below share one genomic window:
- the LOC100985834 gene encoding olfactory receptor 6Q1 has product MQPYTKNWTQVTEFVMMGFAGIHEAHLLFFILFLTMYLFTLVENLAIILVVGLDHRLRRPMYFFLTHLSCLEIWYTSVTVPKMLAGFIGVDGGKNISYAGCLSQLFIFTFLGATECFLLAAMAYDRYVAICMPLHYGALVSWGTCIRLAAACWLVGFLTPILPIYLMSQLTFCGPNVIDHFFCDASPLLALSCSDVTWKETVDFLVSLAVLLASSMVIAVSYGNIVWTLLHIRSAAERWKAFSTCAAHLTVVSLFYGTLFFMYVRTKVTSSINFNKVVSVFYSIVTPMLNPLIYSLRNKEVKGALGRVFSLNFWKGQ; this is encoded by the coding sequence ATGCAACCATATACCAAAAACTGGACCCAGGTAACTGAATTTGTCATGATGGGCTTTGCTGGCATCCATGAAGCACACCTCCTCTTCTTCATACTCTTCCTCACCATGTACCTGTTCACCTTGGTGGAGAATTTGGCCATCATTTTAGTGGTGGGTTTGGACCACCGACTACGGAGACCCATGTATTTCTTCCTGACACACTTGTCCTGCCTTGAAATCTGGTACACTTCTGTTACAGTGCCCAAGATGCTGGCTGGTTTTATTGGGGTGGATGGTGGCAAGAATATCTCTTATGCTGGCTGCCTATCCCAGCTCTTCATCTTCACCTTTCTTGGGGCAACTGAGTGTTTCCTACTGGCTGCCATGGCCTATGATCGTTAtgtggccatttgtatgcctCTCCACTATGGGGCTTTGGTGTCCTGGGGCACCTGCATCCGTCTGGCAGCTGCTTGTTGGCTGGTAGGTTTCCTCACACCCATCTTGCCAATCTACCTCATGTCTCAGCTAACATTTTGTGGCCCAAATGTCATTGACCACTTCTTCTGTGATGCCTCACCCTTGCTAGCCTTGTCGTGCTCAGATGTCACTTGGAAGGAGACTGTGGATTTCCTGGTGTCTCTGGCTGTGCTACTGGCCTCCTCTATGGTCATTGCTGTGTCCTATGGCAACATCGTCTGGACACTGCTGCACATCCGCTCAGCTGCTGAGCGCTGGAAGGCCTTCTCTACCTGTGCAGCTCACCTGACTGTGGTGAGCCTCTTCTATGGCACTCTTTTCTTTATGTATGTCCGGACCAAGGTGACCTCCTCCATCAACTTCAACAAGGTGGTATCTGTCTTCTACTCTATTGTCACGCCCATGCTCAATCCTCTCATCTACAGTCTTAGGAACAAGGAAGTGAAGGGAGCTCTGGGTCGAGTCTTTTCTCTCAACTTTTGGAAGGGACAGTGA